In a single window of the Roseiconus lacunae genome:
- a CDS encoding CehA/McbA family metallohydrolase, protein MRSLSRHHVPLTAWAFTVLLSLPAVAADIRVIYPEFEPKIEGKEVDWIYGDYLMTNDKISLTIAAPIATRDANLTVREIGASILDLAVNDASNDQLSAYIPAALRYQFFDPAKVDVGREGDTVYWSCVSSNAVAGDGTEATVRYELADGDPYVSASISIRGDKAAKVEPRDMLRADRTFRLTEVDQLAVAQDTFFRSAIGFQSAKSDQPLRWKSKSSRSKELRYSKSQIDLSDDGIRWSVKIYPATSITDLRAVVASKVIPLRTIQVLTDAPVDDDQTTAFVRRATVQITAAGNDTAGNDAGDRESIQTDDEGVAKLRAPAGDYRVVVKAPGYETKEQSVSWGDEATTTILNLDGFSGFAAVATDGEGNRIPVKATIYAIGGDEENANNPDFGPDSTRTFVRNTVYAVSGSMLVPIAAGNYDVHFSHGPEFNSESRKIEIKPNQTETIDVQLLRVVDSSGWVSAELHSHSSPSGDNTSDQYGRVENLLCEHLEFAPCTEHARISSYVPHLRAMGMEDAMATCSGMEVTGRPLPVNHQNSFPLRHVPHTQNGGGPRADANPVVQIERIAMWDDGSDKVVQMNHPNLHQIYGDLDVDGKPDEGFRKMLKWTDVIEVHPLQTIFDDVALSPPNVREMRIPLFQWMQLLNQGYRIPGVINTDAHYNHHGSGWRRNWFASSTDDPAKISIDEMVRQAEAGHIIMSTGPYMTVKATSKSVDKVAIPGDDLIAKDGKVRVHVAVQCPNWLDVNRVQIVINGRLAETHNRTRKSHPDQFGESDSVMKFDSYFDLELDSDAHVIVATIGEGMTMEKVMGPSYGKRAPIAVSNPVFVDLDGNGFDHNHDELGLPLPKQVPHHHHHDHEHPHDHEH, encoded by the coding sequence ATGCGTTCATTGTCACGACATCATGTTCCGCTCACAGCCTGGGCCTTCACCGTTTTATTGTCGCTTCCGGCGGTCGCCGCGGACATTCGCGTCATCTACCCTGAATTCGAACCGAAGATCGAAGGCAAGGAAGTCGACTGGATCTACGGCGATTACTTGATGACCAATGACAAGATTTCGCTAACCATCGCGGCACCGATCGCAACCCGAGATGCGAATTTGACCGTTCGTGAAATCGGAGCATCGATCCTTGACCTGGCCGTCAACGACGCGTCGAACGATCAGCTCAGCGCTTACATTCCGGCCGCACTTCGCTACCAATTCTTCGACCCTGCGAAAGTCGACGTCGGACGCGAAGGCGACACCGTCTATTGGAGCTGCGTTTCCTCCAACGCCGTCGCCGGTGACGGAACCGAAGCCACCGTGCGGTACGAACTTGCCGACGGCGACCCGTATGTATCGGCTTCGATTTCGATTCGCGGTGACAAAGCAGCCAAGGTCGAGCCACGCGACATGCTTCGTGCCGATCGTACCTTTCGGTTGACCGAAGTCGACCAATTGGCCGTCGCCCAAGACACGTTCTTTCGATCGGCCATCGGCTTTCAGTCTGCCAAGTCAGATCAGCCGCTACGCTGGAAATCGAAAAGCTCACGCAGTAAAGAACTGCGCTACTCGAAGTCTCAAATCGACCTTTCCGACGATGGGATTCGCTGGAGCGTCAAGATCTATCCGGCGACCAGCATCACCGACCTTCGAGCCGTTGTCGCTTCGAAAGTGATTCCGCTGCGAACGATTCAAGTCCTCACGGATGCCCCGGTTGATGACGACCAGACCACCGCATTTGTTCGCCGCGCGACCGTTCAAATCACTGCCGCTGGGAACGACACCGCTGGAAACGATGCTGGGGATCGTGAATCGATTCAGACCGACGACGAAGGTGTCGCCAAACTCCGCGCACCTGCCGGCGATTATCGCGTCGTCGTCAAAGCTCCCGGATACGAAACGAAGGAGCAGAGTGTTTCGTGGGGCGACGAAGCGACCACCACAATCCTGAATCTCGATGGCTTCAGCGGCTTTGCCGCAGTCGCGACCGACGGCGAAGGCAATCGAATTCCGGTCAAGGCGACGATCTATGCGATCGGTGGCGATGAAGAAAACGCCAACAACCCAGATTTTGGCCCCGACAGCACCCGGACATTTGTGCGCAACACCGTCTATGCGGTGAGCGGTTCGATGTTGGTACCGATCGCGGCGGGAAACTACGACGTTCATTTCAGCCACGGCCCGGAGTTCAATAGCGAGTCACGGAAGATCGAAATCAAACCGAACCAGACCGAGACAATCGACGTTCAGTTGCTTCGCGTGGTCGACTCCAGCGGCTGGGTCAGCGCCGAACTGCACAGTCACAGCAGCCCCTCCGGTGACAACACGTCGGATCAATACGGTCGCGTCGAAAACTTACTGTGCGAACATCTCGAATTCGCCCCCTGCACCGAACATGCTCGGATCAGTAGCTATGTACCACACCTGCGTGCGATGGGCATGGAAGACGCAATGGCAACGTGCAGCGGTATGGAAGTGACCGGGCGGCCGCTTCCGGTGAACCACCAAAACTCGTTCCCGCTTCGGCACGTTCCCCACACTCAAAACGGCGGCGGCCCGCGTGCCGATGCCAATCCGGTCGTGCAAATTGAACGCATCGCGATGTGGGACGATGGATCGGACAAAGTCGTCCAGATGAATCACCCCAACTTGCATCAAATCTATGGCGACTTGGATGTCGACGGCAAACCGGACGAAGGCTTTCGTAAGATGCTCAAGTGGACCGACGTTATCGAAGTCCATCCGCTCCAAACGATCTTTGATGACGTCGCTTTGTCGCCGCCGAACGTCCGCGAAATGCGCATTCCGCTATTCCAGTGGATGCAACTTCTCAACCAAGGCTATCGCATTCCCGGCGTGATCAATACCGACGCGCACTACAATCACCACGGGAGCGGCTGGAGAAGGAACTGGTTTGCCTCGAGCACCGATGATCCCGCCAAAATTTCCATCGATGAAATGGTACGCCAGGCCGAAGCGGGGCACATCATCATGTCGACGGGCCCTTACATGACCGTCAAGGCCACCAGCAAGTCGGTCGATAAGGTCGCGATCCCAGGGGATGACCTCATCGCCAAAGATGGCAAGGTAAGGGTCCACGTGGCGGTTCAGTGCCCCAATTGGCTGGACGTCAACCGTGTTCAGATCGTGATCAACGGACGCCTGGCGGAAACGCATAATCGGACACGCAAGTCACACCCCGATCAGTTCGGTGAGTCCGATTCGGTGATGAAGTTCGATTCCTACTTCGACCTCGAACTCGATTCGGATGCCCACGTGATCGTGGCAACCATCGGGGAAGGGATGACGATGGAAAAGGTAATGGGCCCAAGCTATGGCAAACGGGCACCGATCGCCGTCAGCAATCCCGTGTTCGTCGATCTCGATGGAAATGGCTTTGACCACAACCATGACGAACTTGGACTGCCACTGCCAAAGCAAGTGCCGCACCATCATCACCACGATCATGAACATCCGCATGATCACGAGCACTGA
- a CDS encoding CPBP family glutamic-type intramembrane protease: MSKTKSEQRPVGSPSPADSWASKASMIIPLMLFFILGMLVNTEPLVDDQSINPSAYMGLVAGRVVLMLAAFAWFSREIVRQFPLVIDRWGWIIGVVGAVVWIGICELGIERQILRGLSVSDNWLPAREGVDPFAAYATGVPLAGFLLARFILLAFCVPIAEELFLRGFLMRSVEAENWTELPIGKIGRRGVIAATVYAVATHPGEIIAAVVWFSMVTALMFRSGKFWNCVVAHGVTNLLLGIYVCYASAWYLW, encoded by the coding sequence GTGAGTAAGACGAAGAGCGAACAACGTCCCGTCGGTTCACCTTCCCCGGCCGATTCGTGGGCGTCCAAGGCATCAATGATCATTCCCTTGATGCTGTTTTTCATCCTGGGCATGCTGGTCAACACCGAGCCGCTTGTGGATGATCAGTCGATCAATCCATCCGCCTACATGGGATTGGTCGCGGGGCGTGTCGTGTTGATGCTCGCAGCGTTTGCTTGGTTTTCTCGCGAGATTGTCCGGCAATTTCCATTGGTCATCGACCGCTGGGGCTGGATCATCGGCGTTGTCGGCGCGGTGGTTTGGATCGGAATTTGCGAGCTGGGAATTGAACGCCAAATTCTTCGAGGGCTGTCAGTTTCCGACAATTGGCTGCCAGCTCGTGAGGGGGTCGATCCGTTTGCGGCCTATGCCACGGGGGTTCCGTTGGCAGGCTTTTTGCTAGCGAGGTTTATTTTGCTGGCGTTTTGCGTCCCGATTGCCGAAGAGCTTTTTCTGCGTGGATTCCTGATGCGATCGGTCGAGGCGGAGAACTGGACCGAGCTGCCGATTGGCAAAATCGGTCGTCGAGGGGTGATCGCGGCTACCGTTTACGCGGTCGCAACGCATCCCGGTGAAATCATCGCGGCAGTGGTTTGGTTTTCAATGGTCACGGCGTTGATGTTCCGTAGCGGTAAGTTTTGGAACTGCGTTGTGGCCCACGGGGTGACCAATTTGCTGCTGGGGATCTACGTTTGCTACGCAAGTGCGTGGTATCTGTGGTGA
- a CDS encoding GYF domain-containing protein has translation MGIRFACHACGKPLNIKNELAGRRGVCPKCKERFRIPESDAKISLPLEEQHQAVHEQDETRENRSAGLSEGVSTGQAYAGEQQSAVATLPRTQTAVKAAPTQAALSRPTPVPTAKPNSAKTKPNSQSPAPQPSVDNAPDILSGDDPATWYVRPPSGGQYGPAETSVLRDWIDEGRVAKSALLWRDGWPQWREAAEVLPEIAERLPGAVNVGQTGGAQSTAQGAALGKTKSIAAEKTSPLDPSLAGTAKIGAARRKRANQRMTLVAVLGALVVGLIVTLVLVASAGS, from the coding sequence ATGGGAATCCGTTTCGCTTGTCATGCCTGTGGAAAGCCACTGAACATCAAGAACGAATTGGCGGGGCGTCGAGGGGTCTGTCCGAAATGCAAGGAACGGTTCCGGATTCCCGAGTCGGACGCCAAGATTTCCTTGCCGCTTGAGGAGCAGCACCAAGCTGTCCACGAGCAGGATGAAACGCGCGAGAACCGTTCGGCTGGACTTTCGGAGGGCGTTTCGACTGGCCAAGCCTACGCCGGCGAACAGCAATCGGCGGTCGCGACCCTGCCGCGAACACAAACGGCGGTGAAGGCTGCACCGACTCAGGCCGCGTTGTCTCGCCCCACACCGGTTCCCACCGCAAAACCGAACTCAGCGAAAACGAAACCGAATTCGCAGTCTCCGGCCCCGCAGCCCTCTGTGGACAACGCTCCGGATATCCTCAGCGGCGACGATCCGGCGACGTGGTATGTTCGTCCGCCGAGCGGTGGGCAGTACGGGCCCGCTGAAACTAGTGTCCTCCGCGACTGGATCGACGAAGGGCGTGTCGCCAAGTCGGCGCTGCTATGGCGAGATGGCTGGCCCCAGTGGCGTGAGGCGGCCGAGGTGTTACCGGAGATCGCCGAGCGTTTGCCCGGGGCGGTGAACGTGGGGCAAACCGGTGGTGCGCAGTCGACCGCGCAGGGCGCCGCGCTAGGCAAAACGAAATCGATCGCGGCGGAGAAGACCAGCCCGCTGGATCCGTCGCTGGCGGGAACGGCGAAGATCGGGGCCGCCCGCCGCAAGCGGGCCAATCAGCGGATGACGTTGGTCGCCGTTTTGGGGGCCTTGGTGGTCGGCTTGATTGTGACGCTGGTTCTCGTCGCTTCGGCGGGATCGTAG
- a CDS encoding glucuronyl esterase domain-containing protein, protein MIMKTIGFTPPKLVCCLFLTPMVCLASSVIAQDPPAKRFVANYDESKIPSYTLPDVLGGVSHAKDWPAKRAEWLDLLSREMFGRGPAAEAGGNITVANTAPEVEILGGKGFLRQMTLTIAEQPIEVAMFLPVKAKETAVPVFMGYNFGGNHTVFDHPAIKLPSGWMRKTDDHKAKESDRGANASRWAIERIVDAGFGLVTLYYGDVDPDYDDGFQNGVHAVLGPPIADEAGSIATWAWALSRVVDVLETVDEVDANRIAVIGHSRLGKTSLWAGASDPRFALVISNNSGCGGAALSRRQYGETLWRINTSFPHWFCSNFTKYNNKEDTMPFDNHVLLALIAPRPLYVASAVEDRWADPKGEFLSCVHADPVYKLLGKEGLPTTSMPTVGNSVQGTIGYHVREGKHDVKDFDWQQYIQFAKRHLQP, encoded by the coding sequence ATGATCATGAAAACGATCGGATTTACGCCCCCGAAACTTGTCTGCTGCCTTTTCTTGACACCAATGGTCTGCCTGGCGTCTTCGGTCATCGCCCAAGATCCACCGGCAAAGCGTTTCGTCGCCAATTACGACGAATCCAAAATCCCGTCATACACTTTGCCCGACGTGCTCGGTGGCGTCTCGCACGCCAAGGATTGGCCGGCGAAACGCGCCGAATGGTTGGACCTGTTGTCACGCGAAATGTTCGGACGCGGACCGGCGGCCGAAGCCGGCGGTAATATCACAGTCGCAAACACCGCACCGGAGGTCGAAATTCTTGGCGGCAAGGGATTCCTGCGGCAGATGACACTGACCATCGCCGAGCAACCGATTGAGGTCGCAATGTTCTTGCCGGTGAAAGCCAAAGAAACTGCGGTGCCGGTCTTCATGGGATACAACTTCGGTGGCAATCACACGGTTTTCGATCACCCCGCGATCAAACTGCCGTCCGGTTGGATGCGTAAGACAGATGATCACAAGGCAAAGGAATCTGATCGTGGTGCGAATGCTTCACGATGGGCTATCGAACGAATTGTCGACGCCGGATTTGGTCTAGTCACGCTGTACTACGGTGACGTCGATCCCGATTACGACGATGGATTTCAAAACGGAGTCCATGCGGTTCTCGGGCCCCCAATAGCGGACGAAGCCGGCTCAATCGCCACCTGGGCGTGGGCCCTTAGCCGCGTCGTCGATGTTTTGGAAACAGTTGACGAGGTCGACGCAAATCGGATCGCCGTCATCGGTCATTCGCGATTAGGAAAAACCAGTCTGTGGGCGGGAGCCTCTGATCCGCGTTTCGCATTGGTGATTTCCAACAATTCGGGCTGTGGTGGCGCCGCCCTATCGCGTCGCCAATACGGCGAAACACTATGGCGGATCAACACGTCATTTCCGCATTGGTTCTGTAGCAACTTTACAAAGTACAACAATAAAGAAGACACAATGCCGTTCGACAATCATGTGTTGTTGGCATTGATCGCCCCACGACCGCTGTATGTCGCCAGTGCGGTCGAGGATCGGTGGGCGGACCCCAAGGGTGAATTCCTTTCATGCGTCCACGCCGATCCGGTTTACAAGCTTCTGGGCAAAGAAGGATTGCCGACAACATCAATGCCAACTGTCGGCAACAGCGTGCAGGGAACCATCGGCTATCACGTCCGCGAAGGTAAACACGACGTGAAAGATTTCGATTGGCAGCAGTACATCCAGTTCGCAAAACGGCACCTCCAACCTTAA
- a CDS encoding D-alanine--D-alanine ligase family protein, translating to MSKLRVLVLVRTGHVPPLTLDGISDKELDAWKAEFDVCDTLRHLGHEVLPIGVYDDLAPIRDALTEFKPHITFMLLEEFHGVVTYDFAIISYLELMQQPYTGCNPRGLLLSKDKALSKKILTYHRIPTPRFTVFPVGRTVHRPKKLEFPLFVKSVTEDASFGISQASIVRTDEQLIERVSFVHEHAGDDAIVEQYIEGREIYVGVIGNQRLQTFPAWEMDFGQMPDDTARIATSQVKWNRKYQEKHGITTHEADDLRGEAGEKIAKICKRVYRALNMSGYARMDLRLTDSGDIYVLEANANPNIEYGEDFAESAERASVDYESLLQRILNLGLRYKAAWMTNL from the coding sequence GTGAGCAAACTGCGTGTGTTGGTGCTGGTACGGACCGGTCATGTCCCCCCGCTAACACTGGACGGTATTTCTGATAAGGAGCTTGACGCATGGAAGGCCGAATTTGACGTCTGCGACACCTTGCGACACCTCGGGCATGAGGTCTTGCCAATCGGTGTTTACGATGACTTGGCGCCGATCCGCGATGCGCTCACTGAATTCAAACCGCACATCACGTTCATGCTGCTCGAAGAATTCCACGGCGTGGTGACATACGACTTCGCGATCATCAGTTACCTAGAACTGATGCAGCAACCCTATACGGGATGCAATCCACGCGGCTTATTGCTCAGCAAAGACAAGGCACTGAGCAAAAAAATCCTGACCTATCACCGCATCCCCACGCCCCGCTTCACCGTCTTTCCGGTTGGCCGGACGGTTCATCGTCCGAAGAAGCTGGAGTTCCCACTGTTTGTCAAATCGGTCACCGAAGACGCTTCGTTCGGGATCAGCCAAGCATCGATCGTCCGTACCGACGAGCAGTTGATCGAACGTGTTAGCTTTGTCCACGAGCATGCCGGCGATGATGCGATCGTCGAACAATACATCGAAGGTCGTGAAATTTACGTCGGCGTGATCGGCAACCAGCGATTGCAAACCTTCCCCGCCTGGGAGATGGACTTCGGGCAAATGCCAGACGACACCGCGCGGATCGCGACCAGCCAAGTGAAATGGAATCGCAAGTACCAGGAAAAACACGGCATCACGACTCACGAGGCCGATGACTTACGCGGCGAAGCGGGTGAAAAAATTGCCAAGATCTGTAAACGAGTTTACCGGGCCCTCAATATGAGCGGTTACGCTCGAATGGACCTGCGCCTGACGGACTCCGGTGACATCTATGTGTTGGAGGCCAATGCGAATCCCAACATCGAATATGGTGAGGACTTTGCCGAATCCGCCGAGCGCGCCAGCGTCGATTATGAATCACTGTTGCAGCGAATCTTAAACCTGGGGCTTCGCTATAAAGCCGCTTGGATGACCAATCTGTAG